The following are encoded in a window of Arctopsyche grandis isolate Sample6627 chromosome 4, ASM5162203v2, whole genome shotgun sequence genomic DNA:
- the Pgm2a gene encoding phosphoglucomutase 2 encodes MSSPPESAALDCELNNWLRWDRNEKTRSEIMNLKENSEWDKLSAVLLQGRLAFGTAGLRGPMKAGYVCMNELVILQTAQGLCKYLLKTCTKEQLEAGIIVGYDGRYNSRRFAELTTKVFVDSSIKVCLFGNVCPTPWVSFAVKLYGAAAGVMVTASHNPKEDNGYKVYWNTAAQIIGPHDKNIEDSILENLEVDEVLWDTTDIDSNPLVSDRLQEVTEKYLVCLHNNINREVFDDITSADCKFVYSAMHGVGFPYIEKAFEFLGFQAVIPVEEQRLPDPKFTTVEFPNPEETSTLKLSLELAEKNKINVILANDPDADRLAVAEYQTKSSSWHILTGNESGALLGWWVLHNFLQKNAQVEPSSIVMLASAVSSKMIRSICQKHGATFIETLTGFKWMGGKAVKLLEEKRFPIFAFEEAIGYMCGVDVPDKDGISAAAHFAALCSHLKNKGRTLSEQLDWLYTEYGYHISNNSYFICYDKKVFENIFKNIRNYKGTGKYPEKLREWKISHIRDLGIKGDEMGETNTGLDSPLSSGQMLTFSFENGLVATIRTSGTEPKLKYYTELCAKPGQGDREDLKVLLDSMVGALIEDFLEPELNGLLCRK; translated from the exons ATGTCGTCACCACCAGAAAGTGCAGCTTTGGATTGTGAACTCAACAATTGGTTACGTTGGGACAGA AATGAAAAGACCAGATCTGAAATAATGAATCTGAAAGAAAATTCAGAATGGGATAAATTGTCAGCGGTATTATTACAAGGCAGGCTAGCTTTCGGCACAGCGGGTTTGAGAGGCCCTATGAAAGCTGGATATGTGTGCATGAATGAGCTCGTCATTTTGCAAACTGCTCAG GGTTTATGCAAGTATTTGCTTAAAACTTGTACCAAAGAACAACTGGAAGCTGGTATTATCGTTGGTTATGATGGACGATACAACAGCCGAAG gtttGCTGAATTGACGACAAAAGTGTTCGTCGATTCTTCGATTAAGGTTTGTTTGTTTGGAAATGTGTGTCCCACTCCGTGGGTTTCTTTCGCTGTGAAACTTTACGGGGCCGCAGCCGGTGTGATGGTGACGGCTTCTCACAATCCTAAAGAAGACAATGGCTATAAAGTATATTGGAATACCGCCGCGCAAATAATCGGACCTCACGATAAGAATATAGAAGATTCTATTTTAGAAAACCTAGA AGTGGACGAGGTCCTCTGGGATACTACCGATATAGATTCGAATCCTTTAGTTTCCGACCGCTTGCAAGAAGTAACTGAAAAATACCTCGTATGTTTACACAACAATATTAACAGAGAAGTTTTCGATGATATAACCAGTGCCGATTGCAAATTTGTATATAGCGCCATGCACGGTGTTGGATTTCCTTATATTGAAAAGGCATTTGAATTCCTGGGCTTCCag gCTGTGATTCCAGTCGAAGAGCAGCGGCTTCCCGATCCAAAGTTCACAACAGTAGAATTTCCAAATCCGGAAGAGACGTCTACGTTAAAATTATCATTAGAATTagctgaaaaaaataaaattaacgtcATCTTAGCAAACGATCCTGATGCAGATCGTTTAGCAGTAGCAGAATATCAAACCAA ATCATCCTCATGGCATATCCTAACCGGCAACGAATCGGGTGCTTTGTTGGGATGGTGGGTGCTCCATAACTTCCTACAAAAGAACGCCCAAGTGGAGCCGAGCTCGATTGTGATGTTAGCGAGTGCTGTCAGTAGTAAAATGATCAGATCCATCTGTCAAAAACACGGAGCCACATTCATAGAAACTCTCACTGGCTTCAAATGGATGG GCGGGAAAGCTGTCAAACTGTTGGAGGAGAAAAGATTTCCAATATTTGCTTTCGAAGAAGCTATCGGATACATGTGCGGGGTAGATGTGCCCGATAAAGATGGTATCAGTGCCGCGGCTCATTTTGCCGCACTTTGCAGCCATTTAAAAAACAAAGGACGGACTTTGTCGGAACAATTGGATTGGCTTTATACAGAATACGGCTATCACATCTCCAACAATTCCTATTTCATATGCTACGACAAAAAAGTattcgaaaatatatttaaaaatatcagaaaCTATAAAGGAACTGGCAAA tatccTGAGAAGTTACGTGAGTGGAAAATCAGTCATATAAGAGACTTGGGTATAAAAGGCGATGAAATGGGCGAAACTAATACTGGTCTTGATAGTCCACTATCTTCCGGTCAAATGTTGACATTTTCCTTTGAAAACGGACTCGTGGCTACCATTCGTACCAGCGGTACAGAACCAAAGCTCAAATACTATACGGAATTGTGCGCTAAACCAGGACAAGG TGATAGAGAAGATCTAAAAGTACTATTGGATTCAATGGTGGGTGCTCTGATAGAGGATTTCCTAGAACCGGAATTGAATGGTTTACTGTgccgaaaataa